A single window of Flavobacterium aestivum DNA harbors:
- a CDS encoding cytochrome C oxidase subunit IV family protein — MSHAHVSNSKRIWTVFGLLSLITTVEVGFGIVRPDALYMHTFLSMNLLNWLFIILTLVKAYYIVWAFMHMEGEKNSLKSAVVYPLIFLVCYLLFILLTEGDYVFEVFKNSTIKWNF, encoded by the coding sequence ATGTCACACGCACATGTTTCTAACTCAAAAAGAATTTGGACTGTTTTTGGTCTATTGTCTTTAATCACAACAGTCGAAGTTGGTTTTGGTATTGTTAGACCAGACGCTTTATATATGCATACTTTTTTAAGCATGAACTTATTGAACTGGTTGTTTATTATATTAACACTTGTTAAAGCATATTATATTGTATGGGCTTTCATGCATATGGAAGGTGAGAAAAACTCATTGAAAAGTGCAGTAGTCTATCCTTTAATATTTTTAGTTTGTTATCTGCTTTTTATTCTCTTAACAGAAGGAGACTATGTTTTTGAGGTTTTTAAGAATTCTACCATCAAATGGAATTTTTAA
- a CDS encoding cytochrome c oxidase subunit 3: MEMTMTTEEHKSRTARSYKLILLFAMVSMTMMFAGLTSAYVVSQSRADWAKNFQLPSAFYFSTIAILGCSVAFHLAKKAIQKDRHSATTSLLLTTLALGISFVVLQFVGFGQIVAEGYFFTGSASSITTTFLYVVVVVHLIHLAGGMISLLIIIYNHFKQKYNSTQTLGIELGAMYWHFLDFLWVYLFLFLYFFK; this comes from the coding sequence ATGGAAATGACAATGACAACAGAAGAGCATAAATCTAGAACAGCAAGATCCTATAAATTGATATTGTTGTTTGCAATGGTAAGTATGACCATGATGTTTGCAGGTTTAACAAGTGCATACGTTGTGAGCCAATCTAGAGCTGACTGGGCTAAAAACTTTCAATTGCCGTCTGCTTTTTATTTTAGTACAATAGCTATTTTGGGATGTAGTGTCGCATTTCACTTGGCTAAAAAAGCAATTCAAAAAGATAGACATAGCGCTACAACTTCTTTGCTTTTGACGACATTGGCCTTGGGTATTTCATTTGTGGTTTTGCAATTTGTAGGCTTTGGACAAATAGTTGCTGAGGGGTATTTCTTTACAGGAAGTGCTAGCTCTATTACTACAACATTTTTGTATGTAGTGGTGGTTGTACACTTGATTCACTTAGCTGGCGGAATGATTTCGCTATTAATTATTATTTATAATCATTTTAAACAAAAATATAATTCAACTCAAACTCTTGGAATTGAACTAGGTGCGATGTACTGGCACTTTCTAGATTTCTTGTGGGTTTATTTATTTTTATTTTTATATTTCTTTAAATAA
- a CDS encoding cytochrome c oxidase subunit 3, with protein MEATVTTANSEKTWGGGNEPMGASYGKLMMWFFIVSDALTFSGFLAAYGFSRFKFIETWPLADEVFTHFPFLHGVSAPMYYVALMTFILIFSSVTMVLAVDAGHQMKKDKVALYMFLTIIGGLIFVGSQAWEWKNFIKGEYGAIETKGGSLLQFVDKEGHRVALADFAAKLPVEREQLSRDKGKWFMSEAAIPTYTVAEVQAGFKAHPDVLVRIEKLDKNKKKIVLSREESLLRLNQAHLVIEGANLTHNEYGSKLFADFFFFITGFHGFHVFSGIVINIIIFFNVLLGTYEKRKSYEMVEKVGLYWHFVDLVWVFVFTFFYLV; from the coding sequence ATGGAAGCGACAGTTACTACTGCAAATAGTGAAAAAACTTGGGGAGGCGGGAATGAGCCAATGGGAGCAAGTTATGGTAAATTAATGATGTGGTTTTTTATCGTATCAGATGCCTTAACGTTCTCTGGATTTTTAGCAGCTTATGGTTTTTCTAGATTTAAATTTATTGAAACTTGGCCATTGGCCGATGAAGTGTTTACACACTTTCCATTTTTACACGGTGTTTCAGCTCCGATGTATTATGTAGCATTAATGACTTTTATTTTGATTTTCTCTTCTGTGACAATGGTTTTGGCTGTTGATGCAGGACATCAAATGAAGAAAGATAAAGTTGCCCTTTATATGTTTCTTACAATTATTGGGGGATTAATATTCGTAGGTTCTCAAGCTTGGGAATGGAAGAATTTTATCAAAGGAGAATACGGTGCTATAGAAACAAAAGGAGGTAGCTTACTGCAGTTTGTTGACAAAGAAGGACATCGCGTTGCTTTGGCTGATTTTGCAGCAAAATTACCTGTTGAAAGAGAACAATTATCAAGAGATAAAGGAAAATGGTTTATGAGCGAGGCTGCAATACCTACTTATACCGTTGCAGAAGTTCAAGCTGGTTTTAAAGCGCATCCAGATGTTTTGGTAAGAATTGAAAAACTGGACAAAAACAAAAAGAAAATAGTACTTTCTAGAGAAGAGTCTCTATTGAGATTAAATCAAGCTCATTTAGTTATTGAAGGTGCTAACTTAACTCATAATGAATACGGAAGTAAGCTTTTTGCTGATTTCTTTTTCTTTATTACTGGTTTCCACGGATTCCACGTTTTCTCTGGAATTGTAATTAACATTATCATCTTTTTTAATGTTTTATTAGGAACTTACGAGAAAAGAAAAAGTTACGAAATGGTCGAAAAAGTGGGGTTATACTGGCACTTTGTAGATTTAGTTTGGGTATTTGTTTTCACATTCTTCTATTTAGTTTAA